One window of Mus caroli chromosome 11, CAROLI_EIJ_v1.1, whole genome shotgun sequence genomic DNA carries:
- the Fzd2 gene encoding frizzled-2, with translation MRARSALPRSALPRLLLPLLLLPAAGPAQFHGEKGISIPDHGFCQPISIPLCTDIAYNQTIMPNLLGHTNQEDAGLEVHQFYPLVKVQCSPELRFFLCSMYAPVCTVLEQAIPPCRSICERARQGCEALMNKFGFQWPERLRCEHFPRHGAEQICVGQNHSEDGAPALLTTAPPSGLQPGAGGTPGGPGGGGAPPRYATLEHPFHCPRVLKVPSYLSYKFLGERDCAAPCEPARPDGSMFFSQEETRFARLWILTWSVLCCASTFFTVTTYLVDMQRFRYPERPIIFLSGCYTMVSVAYIAGFVLQERVVCNERFSEDGYRTVVQGTKKEGCTILFMMLYFFSMASSIWWVILSLTWFLAAGMKWGHEAIEANSQYFHLAAWAVPAVKTITILAMGQIDGDLLSGVCFVGLNSLDPLRGFVLAPLFVYLFIGTSFLLAGFVSLFRIRTIMKHDGTKTEKLERLMVRIGVFSVLYTVPATIVIACYFYEQAFREHWERSWVSQHCKSLAIPCPAHYTPRMSPDFTVYMIKYLMTLIVGITSGFWIWSGKTLHSWRKFYTRLTNSRHGETTV, from the coding sequence ATGCGGGCCCGCAGCGCCCTGCCCCGCAGCGCCCTGCCCCgcctgctgctgccactgctgctgctgccggcCGCCGGGCCGGCCCAGTTCCACGGGGAGAAGGGCATCTCCATCCCGGACCACGGCTTCTGCCAGCCCATCTCCATCCCGCTGTGCACGGACATCGCCTACAACCAGACCATCATGCCCAACCTTCTTGGCCACACGAACCAGGAAGACGCCGGCCTGGAGGTGCATCAGTTCTACCCGCTGGTGAAGGTGCAGTGCTCGCCCGAGCTGCGCTTCTTCCTGTGCTCCATGTACGCTCCGGTGTGCACAGTGCTGGAGCAGGCCATCCCGCCGTGCCGCTCCATCTGCGAGCGCGCGCGCCAAGGCTGCGAGGCGCTCATGAACAAGTTCGGCTTCCAGTGGCCCGAGCGCCTCCGCTGCGAGCATTTCCCGCGTCACGGCGCGGAGCAGATCTGCGTGGGCCAGAACCACTCGGAGGACGGAGCTCCTGCGCTACTCACCACCGCGCCACCTTCTGGGCTGCAGCCCGGCGCGGGTGGCACCCCGGGCGgccctggcggtggtggcgcgcCACCGCGCTACGCCACTCTGGAGCACCCTTTCCACTGTCCCCGCGTCCTCAAGGTGCCGTCCTATCTCAGCTATAAGTTTCTGGGTGAGCGCGATTGTGCCGCGCCCTGCGAGCCTGCACGGCCCGACGGCTCTATGTTCTTCTCGCAAGAGGAGACTCGTTTTGCCCGTCTCTGGATCCTCACATGGTCGGTGCTGTGCTGCGCTTCCACCTTCTTCACGGTCACCACCTATTTAGTGGACATGCAGCGATTCCGCTACCCAGAGCGGCCCATCATCTTTCTGTCCGGCTGCTACACCATGGTATCAGTGGCCTACATTGCTGGCTTCGTGCTCCAGGAGCGCGTGGTATGCAACGAGCGCTTCTCAGAGGACGGTTATCGCACGGTGGTGCAGGGTACTAAGAAAGAAGGCTGCACTATACTCTTCATGATGCTCTACTTCTTCAGCATGGCCAGCTCCATCTGGTGGGTGATTCTGTCCCTCACCTGGTTCCTGGCAGCCGGAATGAAGTGGGGCCACGAGGCCATCGAGGCCAATTCGCAGTACTTCCACCTGGCCGCCTGGGCTGTGCCGGCCGTCAAAACCATCACCATCTTGGCCATGGGCCAGATCGACGGCGACCTGCTGAGCGGCGTGTGCTTCGTGGGCCTCAATAGCCTGGACCCTCTGCGGGGCTTCGTGCTGGCGCCGCTCTTCGTATACCTGTTCATCGGTACATCCTTCCTGCTGGCCGGCTTCGTGTCACTCTTCCGCATCCGCACCATCATGAAGCACGACGGCACCAAGACGGAGAAGCTGGAGAGGCTCATGGTGCGCATCGGCGTCTTCTCGGTGCTCTACACCGTACCGGCCACCATCGTCATCGCCTGCTACTTCTATGAGCAGGCCTTCCGCGAGCACTGGGAGCGCTCCTGGGTAAGCCAGCACTGCAAGAGCCTAGCCATTCCCTGCCCGGCCCACTACACGCCCCGCATGTCGCCCGACTTCACAGTCTACATGATCAAATACCTCATGACGCTCATCGTGGGCATCACGTCGGGCTTCTGGATCTGGTCCGGCAAGACACTGCACTCGTGGAGGAAGTTCTACACGCGTCTCACCAACAGCCGGCATGGAGAGACCACTGTGTGA